GGCTCTTGACTTTGACAATCTTCAACATTAGCAACTCCTAGAAAAAACCTATGGACAATTCTAGCACGATAACAGAATCCTCTCTACCGGGCAGGGGAAATACCTTCAGAGGCTCTGACATCAGAGACGTAATGACTGAGCTTGGAATCAAGAACACTTCCCCCGCTTCCATCTATCCCGACGTAATATTCCGGAGTGATCAGAAGATTCTTTCCCTTGAAACCAGGCTTAATTCTAGTATAGTCGCTCACATATACATTGCTCAGCTCAACGCCTTCGTGAATTCTGCAGTTTGCTCCAATCATCACCGGCCCTTCGAGTTTCACATTCTTCTCAACTATCGAACCCGCACCAATATAGACCGGCGTAATGATCTTCATACTCTTCTCGAGAACCGAGCCCGTACCTCTCCAGAGACCCTCGGTCACTTCTCTTCCTGAAGGTTTGAAGCCCTTAATCCTTCCCTCAAGAGCCATACCGAGTATCTCGAGATAATCGGCGTTCCTGCCGATATCATACCAATCTATCTTCGTGTCAATCGAGAAGACCCTCTCCTTCTTCTGAACAAGCAGGGGAAGAAGGTCACCTCCGATATCGAAGAATTGGTTCTTGGGGATGTAGTTGAACACTTCAGGTTCAAATATATAGATGCCCGTGTTAGCGAGATTCGATTTTGCCTTTTCTACCGGCGGCTTTTCCTGAAAGGATTCGACCCTACCCACTGAATCGCAGACAATAATCCCGTAGTTGGGAACCTTATCTCTCTCGACTTTCTTTGAAATAATTGTCGCTATGGAGTCGCTTGCCCTGTGAAATTCATATGCCTTTGATAGATCGAAGTCTACTATCGCATCGCCGCAAAGTACAATAAAGGTCTCATCGAAGAAGCCGGACTCTTCTTGAATCTTCTTCAACCCCCCTGCCGAACCGACGGGTTCAGGTACCAGCTGCCCCTTCTCAAAGTGCCCTTCAAAGGAGTATCCGACTCTCACACCATACCTGTACCCACTCCTTACGTAGTTTTGAAGCACGCCTGCAAGGTGAGAGACATTTATCATAATCTCTTTCACATCATACTTGGCAAGCAGCTCAAGAATAAACTCTATAACCGGCTTCTCTATAATC
This Mesotoga sp. UBA6090 DNA region includes the following protein-coding sequences:
- a CDS encoding NDP-sugar synthase produces the protein MKAMILAAGAGTRLKPLSNRLPKPMLPIIEKPVIEFILELLAKYDVKEIMINVSHLAGVLQNYVRSGYRYGVRVGYSFEGHFEKGQLVPEPVGSAGGLKKIQEESGFFDETFIVLCGDAIVDFDLSKAYEFHRASDSIATIISKKVERDKVPNYGIIVCDSVGRVESFQEKPPVEKAKSNLANTGIYIFEPEVFNYIPKNQFFDIGGDLLPLLVQKKERVFSIDTKIDWYDIGRNADYLEILGMALEGRIKGFKPSGREVTEGLWRGTGSVLEKSMKIITPVYIGAGSIVEKNVKLEGPVMIGANCRIHEGVELSNVYVSDYTRIKPGFKGKNLLITPEYYVGIDGSGGSVLDSKLSHYVSDVRASEGISPAR